A single Phoenix dactylifera cultivar Barhee BC4 chromosome 1, palm_55x_up_171113_PBpolish2nd_filt_p, whole genome shotgun sequence DNA region contains:
- the LOC103715881 gene encoding probable ATP synthase 24 kDa subunit, mitochondrial, whose product MALASRFLSRSRQLYASQVILPHEHAVSVRSYAKEAAPSKLPPLKGDEMLKNIFYEVKNKFETALGILRREKITIDPDDSAAVAQYAKVMKTVREKADLFSESQRIKYTIEQQTQGIPDARTYLLTLQEIRIKSSLTDDLGAEAMMMEALEKVEKEIKKPLMRSDKKNMGLLLAEFDKINKKLGVKKEDLPKYEEELELKIAKEQLQELKKDAQEAMETQLKREEFKDEQMVDAKSLDIRNFI is encoded by the exons ATGGCGTTGGCTTCTCGCTTCCTCTCTCGATCCCGACAG ttgtatGCTTCTCAAGTTATTCTGCCTCATGAACATGCTGTCTCAGTACGCTCCTATGCCAAAGAAGCTGCTCCATCTAAGCTACCTCCCCTTAAGGGAGATG AGATGCTGAAGAACATCTTCTATGAGGTAAAGAACAAATTTGAGACAGCCCTTGGGATACTGCGAAGGGAAAAGATCACAATTGATCCTGATGATTCTGCAGCAGTGGCTCAATATGCAAAGGTTATGAAGACTGTTAGAGAAAA GGCGGATTTGTTCTCAGAATCTCAACGAATTAAATACACCATTGAACAACAGACACAAGGCATTCCTGATGCTCGGACATATTTGTTGACGCTACAAGAGATACGAATCAA GAGTAGCCTTACTGATGACCTAGGTGCTGAGGCTATGATGATGGAAGCATTAGAAAAGGTTGAGAAAGAGATTAAGAAGCCACTTATGAGGTCTGACAAGAAGAACATGGGTCTTCTCTTAGCTGAGTTTGACAAGATCAACAAAAA GCTTGGCGTTAAAAAGGAAGATCTTCCCAAGTACGAGGAAGAGCTGGAACTGAAAATCGCCAAAGAGCAATTGCAGGAGCTAAAGAAGGATGCTCAGGAGGCAATGGAGACCCAGTTGAAGAG GGAGGAATTCAAGGATGAGCA